From Triticum aestivum cultivar Chinese Spring chromosome 4A, IWGSC CS RefSeq v2.1, whole genome shotgun sequence, a single genomic window includes:
- the LOC123085535 gene encoding uncharacterized protein isoform X1, with amino-acid sequence MGILLVSGRFLARRPALALAPRCSRGSPDKRGRDEVMPDFSDQVIYASSSVFATAQLSFTVLGDSSSTDWDKAWSTFKKKGKKTLFSEFSPNKYVTWNPRRSEYPLSEEVDPIKRAERSNLMLWTSPRFTLVGAIIIISALLIYTLVVPPK; translated from the exons ATGGGGATACTACTGGTTTCCGGGAGATTCTTGGCTCGACGGCCTGCCCTCGCGCTCGCCCCTCGCTGCTCCCGAGGCTCCCCGGACAAGCGCGGCAGGGACGAAG TTATGCCTGATTTCTCTGATCAAGTCATTTATGCTTCATCATCAGTCTTTGCCACGGCACAGCTTTCCTTCACCGTACTAG GTGACTCATCGTCAACCGACTGGGATAAGGCTTGGTCTACCTTTAAGAAGAAAGGGAAGAAGACCCTATTCTCGGAGTTCTCACCGAACAAATATGTGACCTGGAACCCACGGCGCAGTGAGTATCCATTGTCAGAAGAAGTCGATCCAATCAAAAGAGCTGAGAGGTCTAACTTGATGTTGTGGACAAGCCCAAGGTTTACCTTGGTAGGGGCTATTATCATCATTTCGGCATTGCTAATCTATACATTGGTTGTCCCACCCAAGTAA
- the LOC123085535 gene encoding uncharacterized protein isoform X2, which produces MGILLVSGRFLARRPALALAPRCSRGSPDKRGRDEGDSSSTDWDKAWSTFKKKGKKTLFSEFSPNKYVTWNPRRSEYPLSEEVDPIKRAERSNLMLWTSPRFTLVGAIIIISALLIYTLVVPPK; this is translated from the exons ATGGGGATACTACTGGTTTCCGGGAGATTCTTGGCTCGACGGCCTGCCCTCGCGCTCGCCCCTCGCTGCTCCCGAGGCTCCCCGGACAAGCGCGGCAGGGACGAAG GTGACTCATCGTCAACCGACTGGGATAAGGCTTGGTCTACCTTTAAGAAGAAAGGGAAGAAGACCCTATTCTCGGAGTTCTCACCGAACAAATATGTGACCTGGAACCCACGGCGCAGTGAGTATCCATTGTCAGAAGAAGTCGATCCAATCAAAAGAGCTGAGAGGTCTAACTTGATGTTGTGGACAAGCCCAAGGTTTACCTTGGTAGGGGCTATTATCATCATTTCGGCATTGCTAATCTATACATTGGTTGTCCCACCCAAGTAA